One stretch of Eupeodes corollae chromosome 2, idEupCoro1.1, whole genome shotgun sequence DNA includes these proteins:
- the LOC129948607 gene encoding phosphoserine phosphatase: protein MNRSPVALARNTTNGCAAMNGVALLTKTNDSFGVGKHSCPIMINHNDDGDKNKVKNPEMAAKIIKQSNIVCFDVDSTVIQEEGIDELADFCGKGTEVSRVTKEAMGGSMTFQDALKVRLNIIRPSQSQVADFKKLRPSKLTKGVKQFIGYLKAEGKQVFLISGGFDSLIEPVATELNIPMCNVFANKLCFNENGDYADFDTTKPTSRSGGKSEAVAIVKRQNDASSIITMIGDGATDLEAVPPADYFIGFGGNVVRTEVFNRAKYFVTDFDQLWAKDE, encoded by the coding sequence atgaatcgtTCACCAGTTGCTTTAGCAAGAAACACCACAAACGGCTGTGCTGCAATGAATGGTGTCGCACTTCTTACTAAGACAAACGATTCATTTGGCGTAGGCAAACATTCCTGTCCTATTATGATTAATCACAACGACGACGGTGACAAAAACAAAGTGAAAAATCCAGAAATGGctgcaaaaattataaaacaatcaaATATAGTGTGCTTCGATGTGGATTCAACGGTGATCCAAGAAGAAGGCATAGACGAGTTGGCTGACTTCTGTGGCAAAGGGACCGAGGTGTCCCGTGTAACCAAAGAGGCAATGGGAGGTTCAATGACATTTCAAGACGCTCTAAAAGTAAGACTCAACATCATACGACCAAGCCAAAGTCAAGTAgcagatttcaaaaaacttcGCCCTAGTAAACTGACAAAAGGTGTAAAACAATTCATTGGCTACCTTAAGGCCGAGGGCAAACAAGTGTTCTTGATCTCTGGTGGATTTGATTCGCTTATTGAACCTGTGGCAACTGAATTAAACATACCCATGTGCAATGTATTTGCCAATAAATTATGTTTCAATGAAAATGGCGACTATGCTGATTTCGATACAACAAAACCAACATCGAGATCCGGTGGCAAAAGCGAAGCTGTAGCGATAGTAAAACGACAAAATGATGCTTCATCTATAATTACTATGATTGGCGACGGAGCGACTGATCTAGAGGCTGTTCCTCCAGCTGATTATTTTATTGGATTCGGAGGCAACGTTGTGCGCACTGAAGTATTCAACAGAGCAAAGTATTTCGTAACTGATTTCGATCAGCTGTGGGCTAAGGATGAGTAA